Proteins encoded by one window of Rutidosis leptorrhynchoides isolate AG116_Rl617_1_P2 chromosome 7, CSIRO_AGI_Rlap_v1, whole genome shotgun sequence:
- the LOC139859586 gene encoding cyclin-J18 yields the protein MTNELNSSMRIQVLGFLIQSTQQLEVPPIVKYTALSFFADRFCPIISRYNQDSSRHWLLQPIRESNLQLFALIAIWISSKIHDSRPLSVKKLKTLSDKIIQEQHYTTRDFAEAEVIFMQVLNFEIGTSEIVYRVLEDLLIQLKEVATVGDHLKFEVGMDIMDLLYEKEETSALYSSPNSLAASIMVVLYVIMVPKQRWEFPVLPWVKYGMACKEKEIIKVVRDILKHVLQPCSS from the exons ATGACGAACGAATTGAATTCAAGTATGCGAATTCAAGTTCTAGGTTTCCTCATTCAATCCACTCAA caacttgaagttcctccaatcGTAAAATACACTGCATTATCCTTCTTCGCTGATCGATTTTGCCCTATCATCTCCAG ATATAATCAGGACAGTAGCAGGCACTGGCTTTTACAACCAATAAGAGAAAGCAATCTTCAGCTGTTTGCTCTTATTGCAATATGGAtctcaagcaaa ATACACGATTCTCGTCCTTTATCCGTCAAAAAGTTAAAAACTCTGTCAGACAAGATAATACAGGAGCAACATTATACAACTAGAGACTTTGCAGAAGCA GAGGTGATCTTCATGCAG GTATTGAATTTTGAGATTGGTACATCAGAGATTGTATACAGAGTCCTTGAAGACCTACTTATTCAGTTGAA GGAAGTTGCGACAGTCGGAGACCATTTGAAATTTGAAGTAGGCATGGACATTATGGATCTTCTTTATGAAAAGGAGGAGACATCAGCTCTATATAGTTCTCCAAATTCTCTTGCTGCATCGATTATG GTTGTTTTGTATGTCATTATGGTTCCTAAACAGAGATGGGAGTTTCCGGTTCTTCCATGGG TGAAATATGGGATGGCATGCAAGGAGAAGGAGATCATAAAAGTGGTTAGAGATATACTGAAACACGTGTTGCAACCATGTTCAAGTTGA
- the LOC139857067 gene encoding 65-kDa microtubule-associated protein 6-like has protein sequence MLGVANSCNALLQELQQIWIDIGETEAEKDRMLIELEIECLEVYRRKVDEAANAKARLHQSVAAKESELATLMAALGDLTIHSPINLEKKASTLKGQLMIVTPLVEDLKSKKQERIKQFAGIKAQIEKINAEISGYSQTADTICSLKFEEQDLSSRKLCEYQSHLRSLQKEKSERIHKVLAYVNDVHSLCSVLVLDFGKTVSAVDPSLHDTTLERATNISDTTLKGLQNAILKLKTERKVRFQKLKDVVTSLSELWNIMDTSRDEKRQFSRITFMVTLSEDDIVEPGALSPDIIQQLSEEVERLNKLKAGRMKELVIKRRAELEEICFKTHIKPDPSTAVDISTAMIDSGLVDPSELLANIEAQISEVSNEALSRKEIMDRIDRWLSACEEENWLENYNMDPKRYSGGRSVHISLKRAERARITVKKIPAIVDNLICKTVTWEDDKKKLFLYDGARLVTILEEYKLSRLQKEEEKKRAKDQKKIRELLLAEKESKSSPRRSSSFRSSTNGTTTPSLRRSSIGNPTPNLTTPRSYSGRHNGYFKELTKLSPGPLNFVSLPKEDTISFSSLYSSSEPGSPLQS, from the exons ATGTTGGGGGTTGCTAATTCCTGCAAtgctttgcttcaagaacttcag CAAATATGGATAGACATAGGTGAGACAGAAGCCGAAAAAGACAGAATGTTGATAGAATTGGAGATAGAGTGTTTAGAAGTTTACAGACGAAAAGTCGATGAGGCTGCAAATGCGAAAGCCCGCCTTCATCAATCTGTTGCTGCAAAAGAATCAGAACTTGCAACTTTAATGGCTGCCCTTGGCGATCTCACTATTCATTCCCCG ATTAATCTGGAGAAGAAAGCTTCGACGTTAAAAGGTCAACTGATGATAGTCACACCATTAGTAGAAGACTTGAAATCTAAGAAACAGGAACGAATCAAGCAATTTGCAGGCATAAAGGCACAAATTGAAAAAATAAACGCTGAAATTTCGGGATACAGTCAAACTGCAGACACCATATGTTCCTTGAAATTTGAAGAACAGGACTTGTCTTCCAGAAAACTCTGTGAATATCAGTCTCATCTTCGATCGCTCCAGAAAGAAAAG TCTGAGCGTATACATAAAGTGTTGGCGTATGTGAACGATGTACATTCACTGTGTAGCGTTCTTGTTTTGGATTTTGGTAAAACTGTAAGTGCAGTTGATCCTAGTTTGCACGATACAACATTGGAACGGGCCACAAACATAAGTGATACCACTTTGAAAGGTCTTCAAAACGCCATTCTTAAGTTGAAAACCGAGAGAAAAGTACGCTTTCAAAAG TTAAAAGATGTTGTGACATCTTTATCCGAACTCTGGAATATAATGGACACGTCAAGAGACGAAAAACGCCAATTTTCAAGAATTACGTTTATGGTCACATTGTCAGAAGACGATATCGTTGAACCGGGAGCTCTTTCACCCGACATTATTCAGCAG CTGTCAGAAGAGGTTGAGAGGCTCAATAAATTGAAAGCGGGCCGAATGAAAGAACTAGTTATAAAGAGAAGGGCAGAATTGGAAGAAATTTGTTTTAAAACGCACATTAAACCCGATCCAAGTACAGCTGTTGATATATCTACTGCAATGATAGACTCTG GTTTGGTTGACCCTAGTGAACTTCTCGCTAACATCGAAGCTCAAATAAGCGAAGTATCGAATGAAGCTTTGAGCCGAAAAGAAATTATGGATAGGATAGACAGGTGGCTCTCTGCGTGCGAAGAGGAAAATTGGCTTGAAAATTATAATATG GATCCAAAACGGTATAGTGGTGGAAGAAGTGTACATATAAGTTTAAAACGTGCTGAACGAGCTCGAATTACTGTTAAGAAGATTCCAG CCATTGTTGATAACTTGATATGCAAAACGGTCACATGGGAAGACGATAAAAAGAAGCTATTCTTATATGATGGG GCGAGGCTGGTGACGATCTTGGAGGAATATAAACTTTCGAGACTCCAAAAAGAAGAGGAAAAGAAGCGGGCAAAG GACCAAAAGAAGATCAGAGAGTTACTACTTGCAGAAAAAGAATCCAAGTCTAGTCCAAGGAGATCGAGTAGTTTTAGAAGTTCAACAAATGGAACTACGACGCCCAGCCTTCGTAGAAGTTCGATCGGGAATCCAACTCCGAATCTTACGACACCGCGTTCTTATTCAGGACGTCATAACGGGTACTTTAAAGAATTGACAAAGTTGTCTCCTGGACCACTTAACTTTGTTTCGTTACCAAAAGAAGATACAATTTCGTTTTCTTCGTTATATAGTAGTTCTGAACCCGGGTCACCTCTACAGAGCTAA